ACCACAGGTTCAAGGTTGTGTACTCTTGCGCACGTGTGCTCACTCTGAGCAGTCAGTGATACTTTTTGCACAAATTAATGAAGGCAATGATGAACTTTATGCCAGCCCATGACCTACCTGTTCTCTGGATATGCACGGTAATGAAGGTCTGCGAGGCATTTTACAGCTGCCATAATAGCTGGTCGACGTTTCCCCCAAAGAAACACAACTGGATCTTCTCCTGGGTCTGATCACAGGGACTTTCTCCTCGTTGCTGGAGATCCTATTCGGCGTTTCCCTCGACGGGTAATAATGGTCAAAACAGAGGGACAAGAGCGAGCCTGAGACACCCGCCAAACACGCAAACACGGGTCTCAGGAGTGCAGGCAGACAGCTCAGACTGGTGAAAGACACCAACCACACAACACTGGCAAACACCAGGATCAGAACACTGTGTTTGAGTTTCAAAGTGGGGATCAGTGTTAGGAGACCCACACAGCCCAACACGAATAACAACCTGCCAAACATTTGCATCTGGTGTTGGTCCTCTCCCCACTGCAAAAACCGCAAAACTAAAAAATCCCCTAAGTAACATGATGCTGGCAGTGACACAAGCCAACATGTATTActttccctctttttcctccttaaataaaaggtcaaaaaGAAGAATGCACAGCCTATGCTAAAGAGAGGGCTGATGGACTGAGAGAAGCCCGACAGAAAAGTCCGCAAATCCCAAAAGCTGAAGTCACTTTGTAAGCTCCTGGAAATAAGCAACGAAACTGCAAAAATTGCGAATGCACCCAGGTATAGGCCAGAAATTCGAAATATTTTTGAATTCAGAATGTCCTCATTGCAAAACCTACAGACGTTAAACAAAAATCCCCTTTGATGGTCTTGTTTTAAAGGGGTGACGCAGCTCTTCACATAGCCGTTCCTGAAGCTCTCTGTGCTGTTTGCATTGGCAACCCCATCGTGGTGCCTGATTTTACTGTGCAAAACCTCTCCTTCCTCGCGAACAGCCATGTTTTCAACTGTAGCTCCTTGGATTCCTTCAAAAGTTTCCTTCTCCCAATATTCTCGACGTATTAAGACTCAACTACATGACGGCAAACGCACTCCATGGTCACTCAAACGTGCTCAAGCATTTTGACTAAAAGAAAGAGAAGgtgaaatgttgttgtttttagaTAAAAGGGACTCCGTGTCGCCGCCTAGATGTGACAATCCGCTACAAAAACTACAGATCTACACAGGCACGCGCTCTGCAGCACTGGAACAAACCGTGCACTCTCATGGTCGGTCAGAAAACGGAAGAAGAGTGCTGCTATATAAAATCTAAGGCTGGCGGAGTTAATCAGCTCGAGTTAACTTTTTGTAATTTTAGTGCACGCGTTTTTTAAATCACAATTAATTGCATTGTCTGAACGCGTTCAAAATACACTGaaaacctaaaaaaaaaaaagataatatGTACAGCTTAAAACAACCACACAACGTCAACATGTTGACAGTGAGGTTAAAGAAAGTGTGCATTTATCAATTTACCTGAGTTTGCTTGCGTTACTTTGGACAAAATCCAAACGTCAAATGATCTTGCCTTCAAACAGATATGAAACTTGATCTGTTTCTTTATGATTGATAAAGTACATTTTGGCCAACAATAAGGCCCATTATTTGAAGGTTTAGCCATTATTATtagtggtagtagaagtagtagtaataatagtagtagttattTTCTAGTGTAATTACACAGCCAGGCTATTGTACCCCTATCTAGGCCTAATTACTCTGGCAGGCCTGTGATATTGAAAGATTTCCAAATATGTTAAACTAACGAAATTTACCACTTCATTTTTGAAAAAATGCTTAATCTTAGAATACCTATTTTGTATGTGTTCTAATGGGACTTTGTAAATGAAAGCAATGTTCCTCCAAGGAATCGCATATTTTGAGCACTACATATATCAGAGAAGATGGAACTCTATTTGGATATATCATAGAAAGCAAGTGATATTTATGTAAGAATAAGGAACGCACCTTCAAAATCGATATTTTCAGGGGGAAATAGTTATTTCGACGAGATTGTAGATTATGTTTAACATTAGGTGTATTGAGTAATTGCACGTTTTTACTTTGTGTGTTGTGGGGGTTAATGATTTCTTCAGCAGTGTCTGGTGAATAATTTCACATCACATCTGGCAGAGAGAAAAATACAGAACGCGGTTCCCCCTCTCTATGATCTACTTGTTTCCCTTTGCGCAGACATCAATAGGAAAAGTAATCAAGCACTCATTGGTTATCTGAGGCTCTTGTTGGTGGAAAGCTCTATCATCATGGTAAGCTTggaataaataatataatatgtaCGATATATAAAAAATGAATGCAAACATATTAAGTAAATGCACCAGAAATCTCTGTTATCTGTAGTTGGATGGAAAGGCTACCTAGCTAACTAGTTAGCTATCCAGCAATGAGTAAGCATTTAGTTAAGTTTACTAGCCACGCTACTGTACCGGTAAAAAAAGGGTAATGAAATAGaaagctagctaagacaacaacaaatgCTATGGCTGCATCCCTAATCTGTGACTATCCCATATTTTGGGTAGAATATGATAGGAGTAACTAACTTCTTGCTTAATGTTATTGGACATAGCTACAATTTGAATCAAtggtagtagctagctagctaatgttatctaTTCAGCTAACGTTAGCGAGCTTAGCTACTTCTTCACAACTTGAAGTCAAGCTTCACTGTGTGAAGACCAACCTGTGTTGCTAGCTAGTTAAATCAGCGCTGTTTTAGCTGAGTCATTGCCTTGTTAAAGACACTTAAGAAGTAACTGTTACCATTCAAAAGTGGGCTTTGGGCAGCCAACATAAATATAAACAATGTAGCAATAATGGATTCCATGATAACATTTTCACATGCAAATGGAACTTGATTTCTATTATGGAATCAATTATGACATATTGTACTATGACGACAGCAACATGTAGGTTTCTAGATTGTGGACTAATCTTTGTATTTTTCTTAGTTCCGCAACCAGTATGACAATGATGTCACCGTTTGGAGTCCACAGGTAAGTCTGCAAATATAGGTAACATAACAGTTAGCAATTTCAGCTGCAATATTTGTGACTCATAACAGGTCACTGTTTTGTGTTTCAGGGGCGTATTCATCAGATTGAATATGCTATGGAAGCAGTGAAACAAGGATCTGCCACAGTGGGTCTGAAATCTCGCAGTCATGCTGTGCTTGTGGCTCTGAAGGTACAATTTACATTGATTTTGCATTCAAGGACATGATTATATGAAAAGTAGTGTAAATGTTGTCTATTTATAATCCTAATTTTGTGTTCTTGTCCAGAGAGCTCAGTCCGAGTTGGCTGCCCATCAGAAGAAAATTCTACATGTCGACAGCCATATTGGCATCTCCATTGCTGGCCTCACTGCTGATGCAAGGCTACTCTGGTAAGAGGATCTGTTGTGCGTGGTTTTTCATATTCTTGAAGAGAATTAGACAGTGTTCTTCTGACTGAGGTTAACACTTCTCTCTACCATCATACTCCTTCAGCAACTTTATGCGTCAGGAGTGCCTGGACTCCAGGTTTGTGTTTGATCGGCCTCTCCCTGTGTCCCGCTTGGTCACACTAATTGGAAGCAGTATCCTTTTACCACAAATTTAGTTTTTATGATGGTTAACATGAATTGTCTATATTGGTCATTTTAAACGTTTTTACACCGTTGCAACTAAGACAATCCACCTTGACCTAGCACTCAGAAACCCAGATCCCTACACAGAGATATGGAAGAAGGCCTTATGGTGTGGGTTTACTCATCGCAGGATATGATGTAAGATGTGTTTTGGTTGGTTTGTCCCTTTATAAATATTAGTGGAATAGTATGTCATATCTAATATTGTTTGTCTCTTCTAGGATATGGGGCCACACATTTTCCAGACCTGCCCCTCTGCCAACTACTTTGATTGCAAGGCCATGTCCATAGGGGCCCGCTCCCAGTCTGCACGTACCTACCTGGAAAGACATATGGACACTTTTCTCGACTGTGAGTATTTTAAGCCTTTTCTTCTCTGCTTCTGATGTAAGCACGTTGTAAAACTTTCATTCTGTCTTGTAGGTGAACTGAATGACCTGGTTCAACATGGCCTCCGGGGACTGAGAGAAACTCTACCTGCAGAACAAGATCTTACCACAAAGGTAAACCTTAAGCTTACTGCAAGCTCTATGGAGATGCAAGATTCAGAGCGTAGCGCAATGTTGGAATGTCGTTTTTTGTCACAAAAGGGGCTGCTTCTTGTAATACCATCCGGCATTCAACATGCTTTTCTACTACCTGAAAATTGAGATGCGCCGTATCATTCTTTCCACAGCCGTGGGGGCAGTGTTGTCACTTGGTTCCATCGATCCGATCTATAGGTTATTAATCAAGTAGCCTAATTTCCATTGATAACCAAACAACAAGAATCCACCCAAAAGATAGTTATAACTTCTAAACAAAATATCAGGCTAGTGTGAAATGGTAGAACCTGCTatagccaactagctagccatgttattttttctcTGATATGGGAATTAATACACAAGCAGCATATCAAACTGGGATAATGTTTTGGGCTACACTTAGTGATGTTACGTTTGATGCCTGAGCTCTGAGGCATGTGTCAAAATCTCTAAGAAGTGTACTTTGAAGCAGTGTGCCAATGCCTGTATCACTTTATCAGAATAACGTTATTAATGACGTCCGAAGCTTCATTTCGTCGAACAACCACCTGATTGGTTTGGTAGAAGACAAAAAGGCTATGCTGAGCACACGCTAATTTGGCTGCTCTAAATTATTTTGAACAGTAGGCGTACACTGTGTGAATTAAAGACTTGAGTAATGAACCTATTTGACACAATTGTCTTGAAAACCTCAGCTTCAGGAAGCTTTGTTCCCCCATCTGTAGTTAAACCTGCAAGTATACAAATATTTGCCAGTGCATATGTTTAAATGATACATCTGATTATTTCACATGGAGATATATGTGAGATGTTAAAAAGGCTAGCTAGCTTCCTATTTTTAAAGCCAGCTAGCCAGGCTGCaactaataaaaataaataacattacAAAACTTTGCTATCGCCCCCTTGTGAGTCACTaaacctctacctacatgtaaatgtttcctcaattacctcaactaactctgtaccggtacaccctgcaactcaaatcaaagtttatttgtcacgtgcgccgagtacaacaccttacagtgaaatgcttacttacaggctctaaccaatagtgcaaaaaaggtattaggtgaacaatgggtaagtaaagaaataaaacaacagtaaaaagacaggctatatacagtagcgaggctataaaagtagcgaggctacatacagacaccggttagtcaggctgattgaggtagtatgtagatatagttaaagtgactatgcatgtatgatgaacagagagcagcagtagcataaaagaggggttggcgggtggcgggacacaatgcagatagcccggttagccaatgtgcgggagcactggttgttcggcccaattgaggtggtgtgtacatgaatgtatggttaaaatgactatgcatatatgctATGCAtgcagcctcgctactgtttttttttattgttggTCTTAAATggttatttttctattattttcttttttacttcagtttattttagtaaatactttcttaacacctatttttcttaactgcattgttggctaatggcttgtaagtaagcatttcactaaggtctaaaCCTGTTCTATTTGGTgcgtgtgacaaatacattttgatttgaatgGGAGTGGGACCAGCAAGGATATCATGTTACCAAAACATATCCCCTGCTCCAACAATCCCACTGCACCCACGTGCACGTAGATCAACGGAGTGAAGCTTGTAGTAACCTTAAGACTTTTCCATCAGGCTACTGTCCAATTATCTACTCCTCACCCTGAAGTGGGCTCTCATTCGCTCCCCATGATAGGATGGACTGGTATACCTACTATTATGTGAAAACACCTAGCCATTCTTACACTAATTCAATGTTTTTAAATTCATGAGGGGTTCAGAGAGAAGGGTAGGGGATCAGAACACAACTTAAATCACAGATTGACAACTTACTGTCTGCCCTTTTAGAATGTGTCCGTAGGGATTGTTGGCAAGGACATGGAGTTCACCATCTACGATGATGGCGATGTGGCATCATTCCTTGAAGGCCTTGAGGAGAGGCCACAGAGAAGGGTAAAAAACTGTGGCAAATTTTGAATACAAATATTTTCTCAGAGGAAACTTGTCAAGAGGAACGGTTATTGCCTTAACTGAATAATGTACCGTCAATAATCTTATTATCTCCATACCTGACAATGCACATGCCTTGTCCTCTTGTTGTGCTGCAGGTTGCCCAGCCAGACGACGAGGTGGTAGCAGAGAAGCCAGAAGAGCCCATGGAGCTCTGAGATTGAAGTGTGTCCCAGACAGTGTGAAGATGACAAAGCTCTTATCCCTGATTCTTTCAGTCATTGGATGGCATCCTGTCCACAACCAATATTCCACCCACACTCACTTGTAACTGTATCAACATGGAGAACAATTACCATTATGTTCAAGTCGACTATCTATGATTTTTGTTAGCCATTCAATGTTTGCATTCATTTTTTTGTCATTAAATACAACTTTTTCTGAACTTGTCTGGTTTgttaaaataaatgtaaatgtgatgttatATTTTCTCATTACTGCATTGTCATTCTATGTTCTTATGTGGCCACTCGGTGGATGTTTTCAAAGAGAAGGTAGGAACTGAAGTGGGTTTATTTATACCTAAGCACCAACTGAACTttgaacaaaaaaaaagaagaaaaacagATGTTCAAACATCATGACTAACCCGGGATTACTATGGACTTTATTGAATCATAATCACTGGTAACGCAACCTACTTACAACCCCAACTGAAATGGTAGCCTTATATAATGTGGCTTGGTCAACCCTCTGGATTGGGCCATACCAAGTGATGGGGGATAAACAAAATCTACAATTCAATATTTCATAAAGAGCAAATGTATGTTACTTGCAGGAAAAATATGTAAAGCATCGGTTCAGAGTACATACATGGAGGCAATATAGAAGATTATTATATTGGGAAACACTCATAATTAGAATTTCGTCTTCGCGTCTAGATATCCGGGTTATTTGTCCCTTTTCACTTGCTGTTGCAGTGATGTGGCTCAGAAAGTAGCTAATCTTCCACGTCACAGGGAAGTTGGGAACGGACAGCTAGAGAAGATATCAGCAATTTTACAGATTCCCAATTAAATAACAGACGCGACAAATGATATTTTGAAATATAGTAAACGTGCAGTAAAAGGCAGCTACGTGCTTATTTCTCTATCGTGACCAATTTTGGAAAGATTGGTTAGGGTAATTATTCCAAATATGTTTTGGTATCCATCCAGCATTTGCATGCTAACATTAGCTGTCATGGACGACAAGCGTTTGAGCTTGCTCAATTTGCAAAATCAAAACGTCTTAATAGGCTCTGTGAAGTGTTACTGGCATATTGCATATCTGTTTTTTTAGTGAATATCACTGATTGAGTTGCATAATTCGTTAGGCCATTGACTTGTCAATAACTAGCATACTAGCTAACTAACAACCGAGGCGGCCTGTGTGAATGAAGAAAATTAACTAGCTACTATAGTACAAGCGTTACTAACTAACTACTATAGTACAAGCTAGCTAACTGACGTGTCGACTAGCTACCATATATTTCTTAGCTACAGCTGTGCAGTATTAGAAAGCACGAATCGTGTTCAGTAACTTATGTGCAATAGCATCTATGTTTACATTTGTCGGATTATGCATTAACATTACTTGATGGGTACTTCATAGGAATCATTTTAACAGTTCTGTTGATTGGGGTGTTGCAAGAGGAAAGACGATCCATCCGGCAAAATGACAGCCGCAGAGAATGTTTGTTACACTTTGATCAATGTTCCAAATGACACCGAACCTCCATCGGAAGTCAGTCTCAAAGCAGATTTAGGTAAGTGTCCTTTGTTGACCCTATCTGCATTGTCAATAGGCACCTAATTGGCCCTAAACAATCAGTGTGAATGATCTATGATTAGTGTGACTTTAAGAGTAATACAATGTTATTTTTTCCTGATATCAGAAAAAGGAGAGATCAAGGCAAAGACAGAGGCCCTGAAGAAGGTAATCATCATGATACTGAATGGAGAGAAGCTGCCAGGCCTACTGATGACCATCATCCGATTTGTCCTCCCACTTCAAGACCACACCATTAAAAAGCTTCTGCTAGTCTTCTGGGAGATTGTCCCCAAGACGACTCCAGATGGCAAGCTGCTTCAGGAGATGATCCTGGTCTGTGACGCCTACAGAAAGGTATAGTAGCATACTACACAAGTGTACTTTCTGTCTGAATGTTCGATAAATTATATAATTAGCACAAGAAAGTATGATGTGTGACTATTATCCTTGAATAAGAGGCATTAAATGTATGTTTGTCTGTTTCAGGACTTGCAGCACCCCAATGAGTTCATCCGTGGATCCACCCTGCGCTTCCTGTGCAAGTTGAAGGAGTCTGAGCTGCTGGAGCCCCTCATGCCCGCCATCCGCGCCTGCCTGGAGCACCGCCACAGCTACGTTCGCCGCAATGCTGTACTGGCCATCTACACAATCTACAGGTAAACTTACTGTAGTGATACAATACGGAAGTTCGTTATGACTGTTTATGACCCTTAATGCAGAACATGGCATTTACTTGAGCAATTTTATTTCCATCTCAGGAACTTTGAAAATCTCATCCCAGATGCCCCTGAGTTGATCCATGATTTCCTTGTGAATGAAAAAGATGCCAGCTGCAAGAGAAATGCTTTCATGATGCTCATTCACGCAGACCAGGTCAATTGCATcttcagttttttatttattaaagACTGCTCACCAACATTTTTCTGTGTCTGGGACTAACACTGGTCATTTCCACTGTGCAGGACAGAGCTCTGGATTACCTCAGCACCTGCATTGATCAAGTGCATACATTTGGAGATATTCTCCAGTTGGTCATTGTGGAACTCATTTACAAGGTGAGTCCTTCAgacattttcccaccagaaaaTCCCACTAGAAACCTCCAGATATCTCTTTTGAGAAATATGTAAAGAAAAACACAGGATGTCACTtgatgtctgtttctctgtctcacaTGCACTGAGGAAGGAGCAAGCTGAAACATATGCCAATGTGTGTGGTCTATTAAGACATTATGCTATGAGTTAAAGAAAATTAAAACTAAGCTtgaagggcctcccgagtggcgcagtggtctaaggcactacattgcgctagagattctgggttcgagtccaggctctgtctcagccggatgtgactgggagacccatgtggcggcgcacaattggcccagcgtcgtccaggttaggggagggtttggtcagcagggatgttcttgtcccatcgtgcactagcgactcctgtggcgggccgggctctGCAGGCTGACACGGTCCCTATGTGtactgtgtttcctctgacacattggtgcagctggcttccgggttaagtgggcattatgtcaagaagcagttgtgttttggaggacgtacggctctcgaccttcgcctctcccgagtccgtacgggagttgaagagatgagacaagactgtaactaccaattggataccacgaaattggggagagaaaggggtaaAGAAAACATCAAAGCTTCAATTGGAAATTATATCCACGTAAGTACTGTCATTTTTTATTTGTCATGTCTCTTGTTTCCTCAATGTTTAGGTGTGCCACGCTAACCCGTCTGAGCGTGCCCGCTTCATCCGCTGCATCTACAACCTGTTGCAGTCCTCCAGCCCAGCCGTCAAGTACGAGGCAGCTGGCACTCTTGTCACGCTGTCCAGCGCACCCACTGCCATCAAGGTACCCCCTCTCACTTATCTACATCACAGCACCGCTGTGGATTTTGGTCTGGTATTGTCTTTCAATGGCATTTGTGTATTTGTTCTAGGCTGCTGCCCAGTGCTACATCGACCTGATCATCAAGGAGAGTGACAACAACGTGAAGCTGATCGTCCTGGATCGTCTGATAGAGCTGAAGGAGCATCCCACTCATGAACGTGTTCTCCAGGTACTCCGTCTTCACTTTCATTAATGTTGCTCCTGGTGAACAGACTCCATGTTAGGTACCAGTAAGTCTTTGAAGTGTAATAATAACctggttaacatgtctgttctCTGTCCACCCAGGACCTGGTGATGGACATTCTTCGTGTTTTGAGCACGCCTGACCTCGAGGTCCGGAAGAAGACCCTGCAGCTGGCCTTGGACCTAGTTTCATCCCGAAACGTAGAGGAGGTGGGGGTGTCATCCTCAGGACtaatctctcctgtctctgtggactctcctctcctgtctattTTGTAAAAGGATGATTATTCTAACTAAGGTGTTTGTGTTCCAGTTGGTGATAGTTCTGAAGAAGGAGGTGATTAAGACCAACAATGTGACGGAGCATGAGGACACTGATAAATTCAGGCAGCTGCTGGTGCGCACCCTCCACTCATGCAGTGTACGCTTTCCTGACATGGCGGCCAATGTCATTCCTGTGGTGAGTCTACCCTGTTCACACATACAAACCCTGAAATCAAACACAGCTAGGGTCATTCtgtcctctgtgatgtcatctaaATAACATATGTGTGTCACTCAGCTGATGGAGTTCCTGAGTGACACTAATGAGGCAGCGGCGGCTGATGTGCTGGAGTTTGTGAGGGAGGCCATTCAGAGGTTTGACAACCTGAGGCCCCTCATCATCGAGAAGATGCTGGAAGTCTTCCACGCCATCAAGACTGTCAAGTAAGACCAAGACTGACAAGCTTGCATATAAATAGAGAATTACAGGATACTTTTGGAGAATTACAGATTTGTTTAATTAATGCCGACATCCAATCTTTTAAACTGTGTTAGGATCTACAGAGGAGCGCTTTGGATCCTGGGAGAATACTGCAGCACTAAAGAGGACATTCAGAGTGTGATGACAGAAGTGCGCAGGTCGCTTGgcgaggtatgtgtgtgtgcttatggATTATTCATTCACTTTCAGCGTTCAATACCAGAGTGATACTTGATGCCAGTTGCTCATGTCTGTCCCTTTTTCAGATCCCCATAGTAGAGAACGAGATCAAGAAAGAGGCTGGGGAGGGGAAGCCGGAAGAAGAGGTGAGCGCAGCGCCAGCAGCCAAACTGGTGACAGAAATGGGCACCTACGTCACACAGAGCGCCCTCAGCTCCTCCCGACCCTCAAAGAAGGAAGAGGACAGGTAAAAGAAGTCACCTTTTGTGTCTAAAATACATAGTTTCTTAGCTTGCAGTGATTGTCTTTCAGAAGTGGATGATGTGACACTCAATTAAACTGTCATCCCTTTCCCTGTAGGCCTCCTCTCAGGGGCTTCTTGATGGACGGAGACTTCTATGTGGCAGCCTCCCTGGCCACAACCCTGACCAAAGTGGCCCTGCGATATGTCGCCATCGTTCAAGATAAAAAGAGACAGAATGTAAG
The Oncorhynchus nerka isolate Pitt River linkage group LG28, Oner_Uvic_2.0, whole genome shotgun sequence genome window above contains:
- the LOC115116664 gene encoding coatomer subunit beta is translated as MTAAENVCYTLINVPNDTEPPSEVSLKADLEKGEIKAKTEALKKVIIMILNGEKLPGLLMTIIRFVLPLQDHTIKKLLLVFWEIVPKTTPDGKLLQEMILVCDAYRKDLQHPNEFIRGSTLRFLCKLKESELLEPLMPAIRACLEHRHSYVRRNAVLAIYTIYRNFENLIPDAPELIHDFLVNEKDASCKRNAFMMLIHADQDRALDYLSTCIDQVHTFGDILQLVIVELIYKVCHANPSERARFIRCIYNLLQSSSPAVKYEAAGTLVTLSSAPTAIKAAAQCYIDLIIKESDNNVKLIVLDRLIELKEHPTHERVLQDLVMDILRVLSTPDLEVRKKTLQLALDLVSSRNVEELVIVLKKEVIKTNNVTEHEDTDKFRQLLVRTLHSCSVRFPDMAANVIPVLMEFLSDTNEAAAADVLEFVREAIQRFDNLRPLIIEKMLEVFHAIKTVKIYRGALWILGEYCSTKEDIQSVMTEVRRSLGEIPIVENEIKKEAGEGKPEEEVSAAPAAKLVTEMGTYVTQSALSSSRPSKKEEDRPPLRGFLMDGDFYVAASLATTLTKVALRYVAIVQDKKRQNSFVAESMLIMATILHLGKSSLPKKPITDDDVDRISLCLKVLSECSPLMNDIFNKECRKSLSHMLTVRLEEEKLSQKKESEKRNVLVQADDPISFMQLTAKNETSSKEDQFQLSLLAAMGTTLKKEANDPMASKLNKVTQLTGFSDPVYAEAYVHVNQYDIVLDVLVVNQTNDTLQNCTLELATLGDLKLVEKPSPLTLAPHDFANIKANVKVASTENGIIFGNIVYDVSGAASDRNCVVLSDIHIDIMDYIQPASCTDAEFRQMWAEFEWENKVTVNTNIADLNEYLHHILSSTNMKCLTPEKALSGFCGFMAANLYARSIFGEDALANVSIEKPIHLGPDAPVNGHIRIRAKSQGMALSLGDKINLSQKKTSA
- the LOC115116667 gene encoding proteasome subunit alpha type-1-like — encoded protein: MFRNQYDNDVTVWSPQGRIHQIEYAMEAVKQGSATVGLKSRSHAVLVALKRAQSELAAHQKKILHVDSHIGISIAGLTADARLLCNFMRQECLDSRFVFDRPLPVSRLVTLIGSKTQIPTQRYGRRPYGVGLLIAGYDDMGPHIFQTCPSANYFDCKAMSIGARSQSARTYLERHMDTFLDCELNDLVQHGLRGLRETLPAEQDLTTKNVSVGIVGKDMEFTIYDDGDVASFLEGLEERPQRRVAQPDDEVVAEKPEEPMEL